The Natribaculum luteum genome contains the following window.
GAACTCGTCGCTGTCACTCACGAGTACGCGTTTCGGGACGGGTGAGTTAGGGATTCTGATTCTCCATTCGACGTAGACGTGATAACGTACAGCAGCCGTTGCCGCGTCGAATACGTGACCAGCGTGGTCGGACTGTTCCGAGCGCACGACAGTCGGGAGCGGCGAAAAGACCTTTACACCGGCCCGTCGATTCAAGACAACGAATGCCCTGGGAATGCGGAATCGACGGCTGTGGTGCGGTGTTCGAGGACGTCGAGTCGGCGGTCGTCCACCAGGCGACCGAGCACGAACGTCTCGAGTGTAAGGTCTGTGGGACCGTCGTTCCCGACGGCTACCTGGCGATCCGCCACGTCTTTACCGAACACAGCCGCGCCC
Protein-coding sequences here:
- a CDS encoding DUF7565 family protein, encoding MPWECGIDGCGAVFEDVESAVVHQATEHERLECKVCGTVVPDGYLAIRHVFTEHSRAQYVRAYGASSEEVRQREALLEEIGEEANMTTIANRLKQ